A window of the Garra rufa chromosome 10, GarRuf1.0, whole genome shotgun sequence genome harbors these coding sequences:
- the crha gene encoding corticoliberin-1, whose product MKLHVLLAAVSLGVFVSLSGSAPGHTNTQLPVLMRLGEEYFIRMDNAAHSDRRSPSRTKALQLQLMQRLLGGKLGSVGNGIMYSPEERKRRSEDPPISLDLTFHLLREVLQMARAEQLAQRASNNRKIMDDLGK is encoded by the coding sequence ATGAAGCTGCACGTGTTACTCGCTGCTGTCTCTCTCGGTGTCTTTGTCTCGCTTTCTGGATCCGCTCCCGGACACACGAACACGCAGCTGCCGGTTCTGATGCGCTTGGGAGAGGAGTACTTCATCAGGATGGATAACGCCGCTCACAGTGACCGGAGATCACCGTCACGCACCAAGGCGCTTCAGCTGCAGCTCATGCAGCGGCTGTTAGGAGGTAAGCTCGGTAGTGTCGGTAACGGGATCATGTACAGCCCCGAGGAGCGGAAGCGCCGGTCTGAGGATCCGCCAATTTCGCTGGATCTGACTTTTCACCTGTTGCGCGAAGTGCTGCAGATGGCGAGAGCCGAACAACTGGCTCAGCGAGCGAGCAACAACCGCAAGATTATGGACGATTTAGGAAAATAA
- the trim55a gene encoding tripartite motif-containing protein 55a isoform X2, with the protein MSVGLDYWGPRTRDTMESLERQLICPICLEIFTKPVVILPCQHNLCRKCANDIFQASNPYLPTRGGSSLGSGGRFRCPSCRHEVVLDRHGVYGLQRNLLVENIIDMYKQESSSSKPEPELKNDVLMCEEHQDEKINIYCVTCSVPTCSLCKVFGSHQSCEVAPLKSVYETQKTELSDGVAVLVGNNDRIQGIISQLEESCRSVEENGRRQKSRVCEWFDRLYALVEERRGELTLKITAEQQEKLDYIGGLRHKYREHLDNTAKLVETGIQTMEESEMAIFLQNTKPLLQKIAEGKNVSHLEKVERGYENMDHFTANFGPERRAILSIDFTKDGEDDDDDDDDVEEELASTGNPETQTSSAPAQQRKTPVPNSPPMAASGATPFSTQQRQTPVPTSPPMTADSSQMSSKPSQSVNINPTENTPLFTPTPDTSPNSSTDTSAQVTAGSGQTSEDGPRHVFSFSWLNTPK; encoded by the exons ATGAGCGTGGGTTTGGATTATTGGGGCCCTAGAACGCGAGACACCATGGAGAGTTTGGAGAGGCAGCTGATATGCCCTATTTGTCTTGAGATCTTCACTAAGCCGGTGGTGATCTTACCGTGCCAGCACAACCTCTGCCGCAAATGTGCCAATGACATCTTTCAG GCCTCAAACCCCTACTTGCCCACACGAGGAGGTTCTTCATTGGGCTCTGGCGGCCGGTTCCGTTGCCCATCCTGTAGGCATGAAGTGGTTCTGGATAGGCATGGGGTGTATGGCCTGCAGAGGAATCTGCTGGTGGAGAACATCATTGATATGTACAAACAGGAATCCAGCAG CAGTAAGCCTGAACCAGAACTGAAGAACGATGTGTTAATGTGTGAGGAGCATCAGGATGAGAAGATTAATATATACTGTGTGACCTGCTCTGTTCCCACTTGTTCACTATGTAAAGTCTTTGGGAGTCATCAGTCCTGTGAGGTTGCGCCACTCAAATCTGTCTACGAGACCCAGAAA ACTGAGTTGTCTGATGGCGTTGCTGTGCTGGTTGGCAACAATGACAGAATTCAAGGCATCATCAGTCAGCTAGAGGAAAGCTGCAGATCTGTTGAG gagAATGGTCGTAGGCAGAAGTCTCGTGTATGTGAGTGGTTTGATCGTCTGTATGCTCTTGTGGAAGAGCGCAGAGGAGAACTTACACTAAAGATCACTGCAGAACAGCAGGAGAAACTTGACTACATCGGTGGCCTAAGGCACaa GTACAGAGAGCACCTGGATAACACAGCCAAACTAGTGGAGACAGGAATTCAGACGATGGAGGAATCTGAGATGGCCATCTTCCTGCAG AACACAAAGCCTCTACTACAAAA GATAGCGGAAGGCAAGAATGTGTCTCATCTAGAAAAGGTGGAACGTGGATATGAAAATATGGATCATTTTACTGCAAACTTCGGCCCTGAGCGAAGAGCAATACTCAGCATAGACTTTACCAAGG ATggggaagatgatgatgatgatgatgatgatgttgagGAAGAATTAGCAAGTACTGGTAATCCAGAGACTCAAACATCTTCAGCCCCGGCTCAGCAGAGAAAAACCCCTGTACCGAACTCGCCACCCATGGCAGCTTCAGGAGCTACACCCTTCTCAACCCAGCAGAGACAAACCCCTGTACCGACCTCTCCACCAATGACAGCTGACTCCTCCCAGATGTCATCAAAACCCAGCCAATCAGTGAACATAAACCCGACAGAGAACACACCTTTATTTACACCCACTCCAGACACCAGTCCCAACTCTTCCACAGATACATCTGCTCAG GTAACTGCTGGATCCGGCCAGACATCTGAAGATGGACCGCGCCACGTTTTCTCTTTTTCCTGGTTAAATACGCCAAAATAA
- the trim55a gene encoding tripartite motif-containing protein 55a isoform X1: MSVGLDYWGPRTRDTMESLERQLICPICLEIFTKPVVILPCQHNLCRKCANDIFQASNPYLPTRGGSSLGSGGRFRCPSCRHEVVLDRHGVYGLQRNLLVENIIDMYKQESSSSSKPEPELKNDVLMCEEHQDEKINIYCVTCSVPTCSLCKVFGSHQSCEVAPLKSVYETQKTELSDGVAVLVGNNDRIQGIISQLEESCRSVEENGRRQKSRVCEWFDRLYALVEERRGELTLKITAEQQEKLDYIGGLRHKYREHLDNTAKLVETGIQTMEESEMAIFLQNTKPLLQKIAEGKNVSHLEKVERGYENMDHFTANFGPERRAILSIDFTKDGEDDDDDDDDVEEELASTGNPETQTSSAPAQQRKTPVPNSPPMAASGATPFSTQQRQTPVPTSPPMTADSSQMSSKPSQSVNINPTENTPLFTPTPDTSPNSSTDTSAQVTAGSGQTSEDGPRHVFSFSWLNTPK; the protein is encoded by the exons ATGAGCGTGGGTTTGGATTATTGGGGCCCTAGAACGCGAGACACCATGGAGAGTTTGGAGAGGCAGCTGATATGCCCTATTTGTCTTGAGATCTTCACTAAGCCGGTGGTGATCTTACCGTGCCAGCACAACCTCTGCCGCAAATGTGCCAATGACATCTTTCAG GCCTCAAACCCCTACTTGCCCACACGAGGAGGTTCTTCATTGGGCTCTGGCGGCCGGTTCCGTTGCCCATCCTGTAGGCATGAAGTGGTTCTGGATAGGCATGGGGTGTATGGCCTGCAGAGGAATCTGCTGGTGGAGAACATCATTGATATGTACAAACAGGAATCCAGCAG CAGCAGTAAGCCTGAACCAGAACTGAAGAACGATGTGTTAATGTGTGAGGAGCATCAGGATGAGAAGATTAATATATACTGTGTGACCTGCTCTGTTCCCACTTGTTCACTATGTAAAGTCTTTGGGAGTCATCAGTCCTGTGAGGTTGCGCCACTCAAATCTGTCTACGAGACCCAGAAA ACTGAGTTGTCTGATGGCGTTGCTGTGCTGGTTGGCAACAATGACAGAATTCAAGGCATCATCAGTCAGCTAGAGGAAAGCTGCAGATCTGTTGAG gagAATGGTCGTAGGCAGAAGTCTCGTGTATGTGAGTGGTTTGATCGTCTGTATGCTCTTGTGGAAGAGCGCAGAGGAGAACTTACACTAAAGATCACTGCAGAACAGCAGGAGAAACTTGACTACATCGGTGGCCTAAGGCACaa GTACAGAGAGCACCTGGATAACACAGCCAAACTAGTGGAGACAGGAATTCAGACGATGGAGGAATCTGAGATGGCCATCTTCCTGCAG AACACAAAGCCTCTACTACAAAA GATAGCGGAAGGCAAGAATGTGTCTCATCTAGAAAAGGTGGAACGTGGATATGAAAATATGGATCATTTTACTGCAAACTTCGGCCCTGAGCGAAGAGCAATACTCAGCATAGACTTTACCAAGG ATggggaagatgatgatgatgatgatgatgatgttgagGAAGAATTAGCAAGTACTGGTAATCCAGAGACTCAAACATCTTCAGCCCCGGCTCAGCAGAGAAAAACCCCTGTACCGAACTCGCCACCCATGGCAGCTTCAGGAGCTACACCCTTCTCAACCCAGCAGAGACAAACCCCTGTACCGACCTCTCCACCAATGACAGCTGACTCCTCCCAGATGTCATCAAAACCCAGCCAATCAGTGAACATAAACCCGACAGAGAACACACCTTTATTTACACCCACTCCAGACACCAGTCCCAACTCTTCCACAGATACATCTGCTCAG GTAACTGCTGGATCCGGCCAGACATCTGAAGATGGACCGCGCCACGTTTTCTCTTTTTCCTGGTTAAATACGCCAAAATAA